Proteins co-encoded in one Crateriforma spongiae genomic window:
- the trpB gene encoding tryptophan synthase subunit beta, translating into MTNTAETPSTPATASVPDPQGRFGSFGGRFVPETLTRALDQLIEEYESARRDPEFQREFRELLARFVGRPSPLYHAKRLSEAAGGAQIWLKREDLNHTGAHKINNTLGQALLTQRMGKTRVIAETGAGQHGVATATACAHFGLPCTVYMGAEDIRRQKPNVFSMKLMGATISSVQSGSKTLRDAVNEAMRDWMSSVEDTHYIIGSVIGPHPFPMMVRDFQSVIGQETRGQCVDTFDRLPDCVVACVGGGSNAAGMFYPFVEDESVRLVGVEAGGRSADPGQHASPLSYGMPGVLHGSYSYVMQDDDGQTCDVHSMSAGLDYPGVGPEHSYWKDTGRVDYVDCRDDEAMDAFDKMARTEGIIAALETSHAIAKAMQIAANMKPDQHLVICLSGRGDKDAMEIARLRGEDWMNES; encoded by the coding sequence ATGACCAATACCGCCGAAACGCCCTCGACTCCAGCCACCGCGTCGGTTCCCGATCCGCAAGGACGATTCGGATCGTTCGGCGGTCGGTTTGTGCCCGAAACGCTGACGCGTGCTTTGGATCAATTGATCGAGGAATACGAATCGGCCCGTCGGGACCCTGAATTTCAACGTGAATTCCGCGAATTGCTGGCTCGGTTCGTCGGTCGGCCCAGTCCGTTGTATCACGCCAAGCGACTGTCCGAAGCGGCCGGGGGGGCCCAAATCTGGCTGAAGCGTGAAGACTTGAATCACACCGGTGCCCACAAGATCAACAACACGCTTGGACAAGCCCTGCTTACCCAGCGGATGGGCAAGACCCGCGTGATCGCTGAAACCGGGGCTGGCCAACACGGCGTGGCCACCGCGACCGCCTGTGCTCATTTCGGATTGCCATGCACGGTGTACATGGGGGCCGAAGACATTCGCCGCCAAAAACCGAACGTGTTCAGCATGAAATTGATGGGCGCGACGATCAGCAGCGTCCAATCGGGATCCAAGACCCTGCGTGACGCGGTCAACGAAGCGATGCGGGACTGGATGTCCTCGGTCGAAGATACCCACTACATCATCGGCAGCGTCATCGGACCGCACCCGTTTCCCATGATGGTGCGTGATTTCCAAAGCGTTATCGGACAAGAAACCCGCGGCCAATGTGTCGACACCTTTGACCGACTGCCCGACTGTGTGGTCGCTTGCGTCGGCGGCGGCAGCAACGCGGCGGGAATGTTTTACCCGTTCGTCGAAGACGAATCGGTTCGTCTGGTCGGCGTGGAAGCGGGCGGGCGATCGGCGGATCCCGGACAACACGCGTCCCCACTTTCCTACGGCATGCCGGGGGTTCTTCATGGCAGTTACAGCTATGTGATGCAGGACGACGACGGCCAAACCTGCGACGTGCATTCGATGAGCGCGGGGCTGGATTATCCCGGCGTCGGCCCCGAACACAGCTATTGGAAAGACACCGGCCGCGTCGATTATGTCGACTGTCGCGACGACGAAGCGATGGATGCGTTTGATAAGATGGCTCGTACCGAAGGCATCATCGCCGCACTGGAAACCAGTCACGCGATTGCAAAAGCGATGCAGATCGCCGCCAACATGAAACCCGACCAGCACTTGGTCATTTGTCTGTCGGGTCGTGGTGATAAAGACGCCATGGAAATCGCGCGGCTGCGTGGCGAAGATTGGATGAACGAATCGTGA
- a CDS encoding metal-dependent hydrolase, translated as MTCKLTWLSHGTWLIESGKLKIMLDPFLTDNPTATAKSSEFDDVNHILVSHGHGDHVGDLVDVAQRSGAMVVASFELVNWLGGQGIENASPMNIGGQIEISVGEDDVATVKMVPAIHSSGLPDGSYGGPASGFVIGIGGRRIYFACDTAYYSDMDFYAGGVDAAVLPIGDCFTMGIDDSIAAVKRIGPKCVLPTHYNTWPPIAQDADAWSERVKAETEAEPVVPQIGQAIEI; from the coding sequence ATGACTTGCAAACTAACCTGGTTGTCCCACGGCACTTGGCTGATCGAATCGGGAAAGCTGAAGATCATGCTGGACCCATTCTTGACCGATAATCCGACCGCCACGGCCAAGTCGTCGGAATTTGATGACGTCAATCACATCTTGGTGTCGCACGGCCACGGCGATCACGTCGGCGATTTGGTCGACGTCGCCCAGCGGAGCGGTGCGATGGTGGTCGCCAGTTTCGAACTGGTGAACTGGTTGGGCGGCCAAGGCATCGAAAACGCCAGCCCGATGAATATCGGTGGGCAAATCGAAATCTCCGTCGGCGAAGACGATGTCGCGACGGTCAAAATGGTCCCCGCCATCCACAGCAGTGGACTTCCCGATGGTTCCTACGGCGGACCGGCGTCCGGTTTCGTGATCGGCATCGGCGGACGGCGAATCTATTTCGCCTGTGACACGGCCTATTACAGCGACATGGATTTCTACGCCGGCGGCGTGGACGCGGCCGTGCTGCCGATCGGTGATTGCTTCACCATGGGGATCGACGATTCGATCGCGGCGGTCAAGCGGATCGGTCCCAAATGCGTCCTGCCGACTCACTACAACACCTGGCCGCCGATCGCCCAGGACGCGGACGCTTGGTCCGAACGTGTGAAAGCAGAAACGGAGGCGGAACCCGTGGTCCCGCAGATCGGTCAAGCGATCGAAATCTAG
- the nirD gene encoding nitrite reductase small subunit NirD, whose product MAEFENVGKVDDFDLNVGRAVPVDGRMVAVFRTDEGWYAIDDLCPHMGASLAEGHVEDATVTCPWHAWRFCIKDGTWEDNPRTKVDAFEVKVEGDDVWVREKDEPTSE is encoded by the coding sequence ATGGCCGAATTCGAGAATGTCGGGAAAGTCGATGATTTTGACCTGAATGTCGGGCGAGCCGTACCCGTCGACGGGCGGATGGTGGCCGTTTTTCGGACCGACGAGGGCTGGTACGCGATCGATGATCTGTGCCCTCACATGGGGGCCTCACTGGCCGAAGGTCACGTCGAAGACGCCACAGTGACCTGCCCTTGGCACGCCTGGCGTTTTTGTATCAAGGACGGGACCTGGGAGGACAACCCGCGAACCAAGGTCGATGCCTTTGAGGTCAAGGTGGAAGGCGACGACGTGTGGGTTCGGGAAAAGGACGAGCCGACGTCCGAGTAA
- a CDS encoding TIGR03960 family B12-binding radical SAM protein, translated as MINQTRRRFLESQIWPHVQTPAQYVGGERNIVVKDHRDVRGKLAIGFPDAYTIGMSHHGLQVLYSLMNRRSDWCAERVFTPWPDMEALLRRHDVPLYTLETFTALSDFDVVGLSLQYEISSPNVLTMIDLGGIPLESSDRTMADPLLVAGGPCCQNPEPMADYFDVMITGDGEPALPEICDLWLELKQKYRRDDGTFADGEDGRRQRAEALAVVAGRLPWAYVPRFYQPEYAGDRIVALNRLRDDVPETIAPSVISDLDGTPLPTEPIVPYIDCVHDRIAIEIMRGCPHLCRFCQSTVIKRPLRIREVETIVQAAIDSYESTGYNEISILSLSSSDYPHFEPLVHRLHEVFKPLGVNISVPSLRVNDQLRTLPQLIGNGRRSSMTLAPEVARDDMREQIRKKIKNSDLIEGCRVAFQNGFESVKLYFMCGLPGEREIDLDGIVDLAEQIATVGKEVRGRYARVTASVSNFVPKAHTPYQWNGMQHRDYFHWAHKYMRRRCKIRSVKVKCHDVETSLLEGVLSRGDRRTGKAIRLAWERGARMDGWTEHLDADRWWTAIEDAGINVESQVHQPYQMMDKLPWDHVNVKFGRAYLEKEQDRSTVQLAAMATVQS; from the coding sequence ATGATCAACCAAACGCGACGTCGGTTTTTGGAATCCCAAATCTGGCCTCACGTTCAAACACCGGCACAGTATGTCGGTGGCGAGCGGAACATTGTGGTCAAAGATCACCGCGACGTACGCGGCAAGTTGGCGATCGGCTTTCCCGATGCCTACACGATCGGCATGAGCCACCACGGTTTGCAAGTCCTGTACAGCTTGATGAACCGTCGCAGTGATTGGTGTGCCGAGCGGGTGTTCACGCCCTGGCCCGACATGGAAGCGTTGCTGCGCCGGCACGACGTGCCGCTGTACACGCTGGAAACGTTCACGGCGTTGTCCGATTTCGACGTCGTCGGGCTCAGCCTGCAATACGAAATCAGTTCGCCCAACGTGCTGACAATGATCGACCTGGGGGGAATTCCCTTGGAATCAAGCGATCGCACAATGGCCGATCCGCTGTTGGTGGCCGGCGGTCCGTGCTGCCAAAACCCCGAACCGATGGCGGACTATTTCGACGTCATGATCACCGGGGACGGTGAACCCGCGTTGCCGGAAATTTGTGACTTGTGGCTGGAGTTGAAACAGAAATATCGTCGCGACGACGGCACCTTTGCCGACGGCGAAGACGGTCGACGTCAACGCGCCGAGGCATTGGCCGTGGTGGCCGGAAGGTTGCCGTGGGCCTACGTCCCGCGTTTCTATCAGCCCGAATATGCCGGCGATCGCATCGTCGCACTGAACCGGTTGCGTGATGACGTGCCCGAAACGATCGCCCCCAGCGTGATCAGCGACTTGGACGGCACCCCGTTGCCGACCGAACCGATCGTTCCTTACATCGATTGCGTGCACGACCGGATCGCCATCGAAATCATGCGTGGCTGTCCCCACCTGTGCCGGTTCTGTCAAAGCACGGTGATCAAACGCCCGCTGCGGATCCGCGAAGTCGAAACGATCGTCCAAGCGGCCATCGATAGCTATGAAAGCACGGGCTACAACGAAATCAGCATCCTGTCGCTGTCCAGCAGCGATTACCCGCACTTTGAACCGCTGGTTCACCGATTGCACGAGGTGTTCAAACCTCTGGGCGTCAACATCAGCGTCCCCAGCTTGCGGGTGAACGATCAACTGCGAACGCTGCCCCAACTGATCGGCAACGGGCGACGCAGCAGCATGACGCTGGCACCGGAAGTCGCGCGTGATGACATGCGTGAACAGATCCGCAAGAAGATTAAGAACAGCGACCTGATCGAAGGCTGTCGCGTCGCGTTTCAAAACGGCTTTGAAAGCGTCAAGCTTTATTTCATGTGTGGCTTGCCAGGCGAGCGGGAGATCGACCTGGACGGCATCGTCGATCTGGCCGAACAAATCGCCACCGTCGGCAAAGAAGTTCGCGGCCGTTATGCCCGCGTCACCGCCAGCGTGTCCAACTTCGTTCCCAAAGCCCACACGCCCTATCAGTGGAACGGAATGCAACACCGCGATTATTTCCACTGGGCCCACAAATACATGCGACGTCGCTGCAAAATTCGCAGTGTCAAAGTCAAATGTCACGACGTCGAAACCAGCCTGCTCGAAGGCGTCCTCAGCCGCGGCGACCGACGCACGGGCAAGGCCATCCGTCTGGCCTGGGAACGTGGCGCTCGCATGGACGGCTGGACCGAACACCTGGATGCCGATCGATGGTGGACCGCGATCGAAGACGCCGGCATTAACGTGGAATCCCAAGTCCACCAGCCCTATCAGATGATGGACAAGCTGCCCTGGGATCACGTGAACGTCAAATTCGGTCGCGCCTATCTGGAAAAGGAACAGGACCGATCGACCGTCCAATTGGCCGCGATGGCAACCGTTCAGTCGTAA
- a CDS encoding putative DNA modification/repair radical SAM protein, with translation MVAISATDSQATGKTGIVTAKDLSGKLAILADAAKYDASCASSGSRRESRGGLGSTEGMGICHSYTPDGRCVSLLKILLTNYCVFDCQYCVNRISSDTPRARFSVNEVVRLTMDFYRRNYIEGLFLSSGIIQSSDYTMEQMLDVARTLRERESFRGYIHLKTIPGASDDLIHQAGTYADRLSVNIELPTEADLKRLAPEKKRPELEQSMNQIKVKRDEHVRDQKAGFKHAGKFVPAGQSTQMIVGATDTSDRQILDTSSHLYQTHAMRRVYYSAFSPIPHADSRLPGKSPPLVREHRLYQADWLIRFYGFDAAELTTAESANLDLQMDPKLAWALRHRDRFPVDVNLAEREMLLRVPGIGSRGVKRILQTRRHHQIRDEDLAAMGIVYKKARPFLITADRNAGPLSLDSPSLQRQFRPPQRQLHLFDDDPSADDGTSSRLEVLP, from the coding sequence ATGGTGGCAATCAGCGCGACGGATTCACAGGCGACGGGGAAAACGGGCATCGTGACGGCGAAGGATCTATCTGGGAAGTTGGCGATTCTGGCGGATGCCGCCAAATACGATGCCTCATGCGCCAGCAGCGGGTCACGCCGCGAAAGTCGTGGCGGGCTGGGCAGCACCGAGGGGATGGGGATTTGCCACAGCTACACACCCGACGGTCGCTGTGTTTCGCTGTTGAAAATCTTGCTGACCAATTACTGCGTCTTTGATTGCCAGTACTGCGTCAACCGCATCAGCAGCGACACGCCACGAGCGCGTTTCAGCGTCAACGAAGTCGTGCGATTGACGATGGACTTCTATCGACGCAATTACATCGAAGGTCTGTTTCTTAGCAGCGGCATCATTCAATCGTCCGACTACACGATGGAACAGATGCTGGACGTCGCGCGGACGCTGCGCGAACGAGAGTCGTTTCGCGGCTACATCCATCTCAAGACCATTCCCGGTGCCAGCGACGATCTGATCCATCAGGCGGGCACGTACGCCGACCGCCTGAGCGTCAATATTGAACTGCCCACCGAAGCGGACCTGAAACGACTGGCACCGGAAAAAAAGCGTCCCGAGCTGGAACAGTCGATGAATCAGATCAAGGTGAAACGTGACGAACACGTCCGTGACCAAAAGGCGGGATTCAAACATGCCGGCAAATTCGTACCGGCCGGGCAAAGCACTCAAATGATCGTGGGTGCCACCGACACGTCCGACCGACAAATTTTGGACACCAGCAGCCACCTGTATCAAACCCACGCAATGCGAAGGGTTTACTACAGTGCTTTCAGCCCCATCCCGCACGCCGATTCACGGCTGCCCGGAAAATCGCCGCCATTGGTTCGTGAACATCGTCTGTACCAGGCGGATTGGCTGATCCGATTTTACGGTTTCGACGCAGCAGAATTGACCACCGCCGAATCGGCAAACTTGGATTTGCAGATGGATCCCAAGTTGGCGTGGGCACTGCGGCATCGCGATCGCTTTCCGGTGGACGTCAATCTTGCCGAACGCGAAATGCTTCTTCGCGTTCCCGGTATCGGCAGTCGAGGCGTCAAACGCATCCTACAGACTCGGCGACATCATCAGATTCGGGACGAGGACCTAGCGGCGATGGGCATCGTTTACAAAAAAGCCCGTCCATTCTTGATCACCGCGGACCGAAATGCCGGCCCCCTGTCGTTGGATTCGCCATCGCTGCAAAGGCAGTTTCGTCCGCCACAGCGGCAACTGCATCTTTTCGATGATGACCCGTCCGCCGACGATGGGACGTCGTCACGGTTGGAGGTCCTGCCGTGA
- a CDS encoding UdgX family uracil-DNA binding protein (This protein belongs to the uracil DNA glycosylase superfamily, members of which act in excision repair of DNA. However, it belongs more specifically to UdgX branch, whose founding member was found to bind uracil in DNA (where it does not belong), without cleaving it, appears to promote DNA repair by a pathway involving RecA, rather than base excision.): MTASEELMSVGATHFNDWRNTARRLVTIGAHPSTVRWIDQRGDDASMQKDLFENVAGAEGGLSLPASDARESPPSLRVPGKFIQWAKTIASHSAPGRWELLYRLLWRMTGGERHLLQIASDPDVRRAAQMHSAVRRDAHKTKAFVRFRKTVDQIGELFVAWHRPDHYSLDLTADFFARRFDVMRWTIMTPRQSVYWDGQTIHFGDGSPRSDAPDHDQLEELWKTYYAHIFNPARIKLDAMRAEMPKKHWPTMPETSLIDDMLRDAPQRVRQMVRHQEGGPTAKSFLPKSDRTLASLCNAAMACEGCDIHRDASRVVFGRGPADAKLVIVGEQPGDMEDRSGEPFIGPAGQLLRRTMAEVGLDATQVYITNAVKHFKFKLQGKRRLHVKPSSREIAACRPWLEAELDAIRPAMILCLGATAASVIKGPNFRITRQRGEVDKCDHAKWAMATYHPSALLRVPDENARARMMAMFTEDLRRTAEHHRILNQS; encoded by the coding sequence GTGACGGCCAGCGAAGAACTGATGTCCGTCGGCGCGACCCATTTTAACGATTGGCGAAACACCGCTCGCAGGCTGGTCACCATCGGAGCCCATCCGTCGACGGTGCGTTGGATTGACCAGCGGGGCGATGACGCTTCGATGCAGAAGGACTTGTTCGAAAACGTGGCGGGCGCCGAGGGCGGCTTGTCGCTTCCTGCGTCCGACGCCCGCGAGTCGCCTCCGTCGCTACGTGTGCCGGGGAAGTTCATCCAGTGGGCGAAAACCATCGCCAGCCACAGCGCCCCAGGACGCTGGGAATTGCTTTATCGATTGCTTTGGCGAATGACTGGTGGAGAGCGACATTTGTTGCAGATCGCTTCGGATCCGGATGTCCGTCGGGCGGCCCAAATGCACTCCGCGGTCCGGCGTGACGCTCATAAGACCAAAGCGTTCGTTCGTTTTCGAAAAACAGTCGACCAGATCGGCGAATTGTTCGTCGCCTGGCATCGTCCCGATCACTATTCGCTTGATCTCACCGCAGACTTTTTTGCTCGTCGTTTCGACGTGATGCGTTGGACCATCATGACGCCACGACAATCGGTTTACTGGGACGGTCAAACGATCCACTTCGGCGATGGATCTCCTCGCAGCGATGCGCCGGACCATGACCAGTTGGAAGAGTTGTGGAAGACGTATTACGCCCACATCTTCAATCCGGCTCGTATCAAGCTGGATGCGATGCGGGCTGAAATGCCCAAGAAGCACTGGCCGACGATGCCCGAAACATCATTGATTGATGACATGCTTCGTGATGCGCCGCAGCGAGTCCGACAAATGGTGCGGCACCAGGAAGGCGGACCAACCGCGAAATCGTTCTTGCCAAAGTCCGATCGAACGCTGGCATCGTTGTGCAACGCGGCGATGGCCTGTGAAGGTTGCGATATTCATCGGGATGCAAGTCGCGTGGTCTTCGGACGTGGTCCGGCCGACGCCAAACTGGTCATCGTCGGCGAACAGCCGGGCGACATGGAAGATCGATCCGGCGAGCCTTTCATCGGCCCGGCCGGACAGCTTTTGCGTCGAACCATGGCCGAAGTCGGACTGGACGCCACCCAGGTCTACATCACCAATGCGGTGAAGCATTTCAAATTCAAATTGCAGGGAAAACGACGATTGCACGTGAAGCCGTCATCGCGTGAAATCGCCGCATGCCGGCCTTGGTTGGAAGCGGAACTGGACGCGATTCGTCCCGCCATGATTTTGTGCCTCGGCGCAACCGCAGCATCAGTCATCAAAGGACCGAACTTTCGCATCACACGCCAGCGTGGCGAAGTCGACAAATGCGATCACGCCAAGTGGGCGATGGCAACGTACCATCCGTCAGCCTTGCTGAGGGTTCCAGACGAAAACGCCCGCGCACGAATGATGGCCATGTTCACCGAAGACCTTCGCCGAACCGCGGAACACCATCGGATATTGAATCAGTCCTGA
- a CDS encoding FAD-dependent oxidoreductase, which produces MDIHLPSHLDVRTRWQVHPEGTAGPPGEMVLYWLHNACRAHENPALDVAICLARQNGLPLLVYHGLCETYPYASDRHHAFILQGARDLQRQMEDRGIRYAFHLQRQGNRGPHLRDLTRRAAVLVTEETPVPPLTGWLERLASITTTPIACVDTSCLVSPGQFPDASTRAFEFRSKSKAMYRDAVKQPYVDQVADCQVFDDVLPFEPLDLQHADLANLIGQCRIDHGVAPVSDTPGGSREGYRRWDEFKRSGLNAYSDRRNDAADPLGVSRMSAYLHYGMVSPFRIAREADQHHAKKYLDELLIWRELSFHYCYFHQDELDTMEVIPDWSTETLQQHETDTRQKRFHWETLRRGRTGDSLWDACQQSLLRHGELHNNVRMTWGKAFIPWTDNSQQAMQLCTDLNHRYALDGRDPNSYGGILWCFGQFDRPFDPPQPCFGKVRYRSTKEHQRRINLDRYCHVVGRPIARSMPKVAIVGAGLGGLTAARTLMDHGMTVTLFDKSRGVGGRLATRRAEVDGRWLCFDHGAQCFTARDGRFAKHVQSWQQDGLVQAWLGRFVCLDGQGQSVQRRQPPARFVGTPTMNALAKHLAKDLHIHLGTRIRRISGGADQRYQLHDDSGNVFGDFDVVLVNCPPPQAADLLGDVSPTLAEKAQQVKPQPCWAAMFGCDQEIDTIGYDAAIVTEGPLHWVTRQASKPDHASMGSTSWVVHASSEWTSAHLDRPKDLVASMLLDSLRDLTGEKFDRVRHLDAHLWRFSGVASALDDECLWEPTEQLGVCGDWCLGHDVEAAFLSGQALAGQVLRHYTIDRAAVDLAQWMEKADNPRAASNVAERIGLQD; this is translated from the coding sequence ATGGATATTCACTTGCCGTCGCATCTTGACGTGCGCACGCGATGGCAAGTCCATCCCGAAGGCACGGCCGGACCGCCGGGTGAAATGGTGCTGTATTGGCTGCACAACGCCTGCAGAGCTCACGAAAACCCGGCGTTGGACGTTGCCATTTGTCTGGCACGACAGAACGGTTTGCCGCTGTTGGTCTATCACGGTCTGTGCGAAACGTATCCCTACGCGTCAGATCGGCATCATGCTTTCATTTTGCAAGGGGCCCGAGACCTGCAACGACAAATGGAAGACCGGGGCATTCGCTATGCCTTTCATTTGCAGCGTCAGGGCAACCGTGGCCCACATTTACGCGACCTGACCCGGCGGGCGGCCGTATTGGTGACCGAGGAGACGCCGGTTCCACCGCTGACGGGTTGGTTGGAACGTCTGGCCAGCATTACGACCACCCCGATCGCCTGTGTCGACACGTCATGTCTGGTGTCACCGGGGCAATTCCCTGATGCGTCGACCCGTGCGTTCGAATTTCGGTCCAAGTCCAAGGCGATGTATCGCGATGCGGTGAAGCAGCCGTATGTGGACCAAGTCGCCGATTGCCAAGTGTTCGATGACGTCCTGCCGTTTGAACCATTGGATTTACAGCATGCCGATTTGGCGAATTTGATCGGTCAGTGCCGGATTGATCACGGCGTGGCGCCGGTGTCCGACACGCCGGGCGGATCGCGCGAAGGGTACCGTCGCTGGGATGAGTTCAAGCGATCGGGATTGAACGCCTATTCTGATCGGCGCAACGATGCCGCCGACCCGCTGGGGGTCAGTCGCATGAGTGCTTATTTGCACTACGGGATGGTCAGTCCGTTCCGCATTGCACGGGAGGCTGATCAGCACCATGCGAAAAAGTATCTGGATGAGTTATTGATCTGGCGCGAGCTGTCGTTTCACTACTGCTACTTCCATCAAGATGAACTGGACACGATGGAGGTGATTCCGGATTGGAGCACGGAAACTTTACAGCAACATGAAACCGATACGCGGCAAAAACGATTTCATTGGGAAACGCTGCGACGCGGACGCACCGGCGATTCACTGTGGGACGCTTGTCAGCAAAGTCTGCTGCGTCACGGCGAACTGCACAACAATGTTCGGATGACTTGGGGGAAAGCTTTCATTCCCTGGACCGACAATTCGCAACAAGCAATGCAGCTGTGTACGGATTTAAATCATCGCTATGCATTGGACGGACGCGATCCCAATAGTTATGGCGGCATCTTGTGGTGCTTTGGTCAGTTTGATCGTCCTTTCGATCCACCCCAACCCTGTTTTGGGAAAGTCCGCTATCGGTCCACCAAGGAACATCAACGCCGTATCAATCTGGACCGTTACTGCCACGTCGTTGGACGCCCGATCGCAAGATCGATGCCCAAAGTGGCCATTGTCGGAGCGGGTTTGGGCGGGCTGACGGCCGCACGAACGCTGATGGACCATGGGATGACTGTGACTCTGTTTGACAAGTCACGGGGCGTCGGCGGGCGATTGGCCACGCGACGTGCCGAGGTGGACGGGCGTTGGTTGTGCTTCGATCATGGTGCCCAGTGCTTTACGGCACGCGACGGCCGCTTTGCCAAGCATGTCCAAAGCTGGCAACAAGACGGGCTGGTGCAAGCATGGCTGGGACGGTTTGTTTGCTTGGACGGTCAAGGGCAGTCGGTGCAGCGTCGACAGCCACCGGCACGATTCGTCGGGACGCCCACCATGAATGCATTGGCGAAGCATTTGGCAAAAGATCTGCACATTCACCTAGGTACTCGAATTCGTCGCATCAGCGGTGGGGCCGATCAGCGTTATCAGTTGCATGATGATTCTGGGAATGTGTTTGGTGATTTTGATGTGGTTCTGGTCAACTGCCCTCCACCGCAAGCCGCTGATTTGCTGGGCGATGTTTCGCCGACGTTGGCGGAAAAGGCACAACAAGTGAAGCCACAGCCATGCTGGGCGGCAATGTTCGGGTGCGATCAAGAAATTGATACCATCGGGTATGATGCGGCGATCGTGACCGAAGGCCCTTTGCACTGGGTCACCCGACAGGCGTCGAAACCGGATCACGCCAGCATGGGTTCAACCAGTTGGGTCGTGCATGCGTCGTCGGAGTGGACGTCGGCGCATTTGGATCGACCGAAAGACCTGGTCGCATCGATGCTGTTGGATAGTCTTCGTGACTTGACCGGTGAAAAGTTTGATCGCGTACGCCACTTGGACGCGCACCTGTGGCGGTTTTCGGGGGTGGCATCGGCGCTTGATGACGAATGTTTGTGGGAACCGACCGAACAGTTGGGAGTCTGTGGCGATTGGTGTTTGGGGCACGATGTGGAAGCCGCGTTCTTATCGGGCCAAGCATTGGCTGGACAGGTCTTGCGTCACTACACGATCGACCGAGCCGCGGTCGATTTGGCACAGTGGATGGAAAAGGCCGACAACCCAAGGGCTGCATCCAACGTCGCCGAACGAATCGGACTTCAGGACTGA